The following are encoded together in the Lactuca sativa cultivar Salinas chromosome 1, Lsat_Salinas_v11, whole genome shotgun sequence genome:
- the LOC128127566 gene encoding uncharacterized protein LOC128127566, which produces MEESELLPKLDGKPSFSSRKVADYKNTPYTYQKTNRRHHHHRCRPTDHRPPPPSLPPQPLSPPPLPPPPPPPPSPLPPPAATATTSTTTVIGVTTSCHYHHHHHFRHHNQGHRHHHHHPPLSPPLPPPPPPKFYHFYKFKQKKIKRVIMSF; this is translated from the coding sequence ATGGAGGAAAGTGAATTACTTCCAAAGTTGGATGGAAAACCTTCATTCTCGTCAAGGAAAGTTGCAGATTACAAAAATACTCCTTATACTTATCAGAAAACcaaccgccgccaccaccaccaccgttgcCGCCCCACCGACCaccgaccaccaccaccatcgctgCCGCCACAACCACTATCACCGCCGCcgttgccaccaccaccaccaccaccaccatcgccgCTACCACCACCAGCCGCCACTGCCACCACCAGCACCACCACTGTCATCGGTGTCACCACCAGTTGCCactaccaccatcaccaccacttccgCCACCACAATCAAGGCCaccgccaccatcaccaccacccaccactgtCGCCGCCACTGCCCCCACCACCACCGCCGAAATTTTaccatttttataaatttaagcaaaaaaaaataaaaagggtaATTATGTCATTTTAA
- the LOC111900555 gene encoding uncharacterized protein LOC111900555 — MEEKEISDTFRKVEVNIPLLDAIKKIPRYAKFLKEVCTNKRKLKGNEKISMNENASAVLQRKLPPKCKDLGMFTVPCKIGDVTLSSSMLDLGASINVMPYSVYESLNVGPLSEIGVIISLMDKSSVFHRGVLEDILVQENQLVFKTDFYVIDLEEQLSSKSALILLRRPFFKTARTKIDVYAGSLTMEFDDERISFNIYDAMRCHSDVSSLYVVDVVEPLTQELFELSNGDMLEMILSKGFDCGKLAKQLKLYSLDPEVEKLVNNSEVKKSTRFDFKQIELPPNHAKLPQSIVQPHEFELKVLP; from the coding sequence atggaagagaaagagatctcgGACACCTTCCGAAAGGTGGAAGTAAACATCCCTTTACTTGATGCAATCAAAAAAATTCCTAGATATGCAAAATTCTTAAAAGAAGTTTGTACCAACAAGAGGAAATTGAAGGGAAATgagaaaatttcaatgaatgaaAATGCATCAGCAGTTTTACAAAGGAAACTTCCACCCAAGTGCAAAGATCTGGGAATGTTTACGGTTCCTTGCAAGATTGGGGATGTCACTCTTAGTAGCTCTATGCTTGATCTTGGTGCTTCTATCAATGTCATGCCCTATTCGGTATATGAATCATTGAATGTGGGGCCTTTAAGTGAAATCGGTGTCATAATCTCACTTATGGATAAATCAAGTGTCTTTCATAGAGGTGTTTTAGAAGATATTTTAGTGCAAGAGAACCAATTGGTCTTCAAGACGGATTTCTACGTGATTGATCTAGAAGAACAATTGTCCTCCAAGTCGGCTCTAATTTTACTTAGGAGACCGTTTTTTAAGACGGCTAGGACGAAAATCGATGTATATGCTGGAAGTTTAACAATGGAGTTTGATGATGAAAGAAttagttttaatatttatgatgcGATGAGATGTCATAGTGATGTTTCATCCTTGTATGTTGTTGATGTCGTTGAGCCGCTAACCCAAGAATTGTTCGAGTTGTCCAATGGTGATATGTTGGAGATGATCCTAAGCAAGGGGTTTGATTGTGGGAAACTAGCCAAGCAATTGAAGCTTTATTCTTTAGACCCAGAAGTTGAAAAGTTGGTCAATAATTCGGAGGTGAAGAAATCCACAAGATTTGATTTTAAGCAAATTGAGTTGCCCCCAAATCATGCAAAATTGCCTCAATCCATTGTTCAACCACATGAATTTGAATTGAAAGTCCTACCTTAA